The proteins below come from a single Gimesia alba genomic window:
- a CDS encoding tetratricopeptide repeat protein — MSVSIRSESHRTRNLMIAILLFFSVLSVARLNQIYFFSPDSPDYVLMARGLVNDFEYRQIDFPGAPYFTQRPPGMSVLLIPAALVAPYNVIAAKVTVILTALIMLALLYRWMSRLAQSAIENEPELNGTAHWLTLLVMLLLTTNPHFLLFSTIIMSEIPFMAFTVAILYLISNDTAPINKQNLILLTGLLMFLPFIRTIGVALILAIAIWAVVRRQRWPYLISVVCSLATTGLWILRNNSLKTDIYTSSTFDEIRQAGFSSTLLSMINRSLNHFESLCNILFPNMPGRAPRYERFLLDGNHVLPGPQLIYFLACILILSIAIYGMLKLWNKGGAVSLFYILITFGILSVWPWMQPRYTLPLLPVILAFFPVGFLFLLKYVTGSKILVKKSLVGIAMFTGIAILCSQSITDYRLIHANQQLIFQGEQFYQTQLPSTHYSDFVQAGRWIKENTPENARILTRQNDLATTGHRFQKLVYFEQTRPAQLRELIQKFSSRYLVCFDKNAADTFPWHLLDHDLIYRLTPVYSKSGIMIIEVRPNYEGTIRHQYWQKEEMMNVARQTFEKFPNRVSAQVTYLSLLLKTENFHEAISFVEALPEVSDVRIVNFLGWAYIGQREYPKALQEFSKALRMPGQSSISLSIHRGRDLAQKQLTKNTVPASPDKSGEPGRNLQIAKEYWKLSDFDRVLKFTQKVFDANKSSQAELDQAHVLLARLHLIKGETQQAVEELKQVSTTENAEANELRDRIHLEESLSDLLNLPPHQKTEITDGLDPKQQAAIQKLVSIYESEGIPGKALRLLEQAHMKTPLNEKILKLLAKFQLFYNLVPEAEVSYLTLQEMNPDDQEVAAALEKIETLKKTPHF, encoded by the coding sequence ATGAGTGTTTCTATACGATCTGAGAGTCATCGAACTCGCAATTTGATGATTGCGATCTTGTTATTTTTTAGCGTCCTGTCAGTGGCACGGTTAAATCAGATCTATTTCTTTTCTCCCGATAGTCCCGACTATGTCTTGATGGCGCGCGGACTGGTAAATGACTTCGAGTACCGCCAAATCGATTTCCCGGGAGCCCCTTATTTTACTCAGCGACCGCCGGGCATGTCGGTGCTGCTGATCCCGGCTGCCTTAGTCGCTCCCTACAATGTAATTGCTGCCAAGGTCACCGTGATTCTGACAGCTCTGATCATGCTGGCGCTGCTGTATCGATGGATGTCTCGCCTGGCGCAGAGCGCGATCGAAAACGAACCTGAATTAAACGGGACAGCTCATTGGCTGACTTTGCTTGTCATGCTGCTGTTGACCACCAATCCCCATTTCCTGCTGTTCTCCACCATCATTATGAGTGAGATCCCGTTTATGGCATTTACGGTGGCGATTTTATATCTCATTTCCAATGATACCGCCCCGATCAACAAACAGAATCTCATTCTGCTGACTGGCTTATTGATGTTTCTCCCGTTCATTCGAACCATCGGCGTTGCATTGATTCTGGCAATTGCGATCTGGGCGGTTGTCAGACGACAACGCTGGCCTTATCTGATCAGCGTTGTCTGTTCACTGGCAACGACGGGGCTGTGGATTCTGCGTAACAACTCATTAAAAACAGACATTTATACGTCCTCGACATTTGACGAAATTCGGCAAGCAGGTTTCAGCAGCACGCTATTATCCATGATAAACCGAAGTCTGAACCACTTTGAAAGTCTGTGCAATATATTGTTCCCCAATATGCCGGGAAGGGCTCCGCGTTACGAACGATTTCTGCTGGACGGCAATCATGTACTACCCGGACCGCAACTCATTTATTTTCTTGCCTGCATTCTGATTCTCTCGATCGCGATTTATGGCATGCTCAAACTCTGGAACAAGGGCGGTGCCGTAAGTCTGTTTTATATTTTGATTACCTTCGGAATACTGTCTGTATGGCCTTGGATGCAACCACGATATACTTTGCCGCTATTACCAGTTATCCTGGCCTTTTTTCCTGTGGGATTTCTATTTCTACTCAAGTATGTTACAGGATCGAAGATCCTCGTTAAGAAGAGTTTAGTGGGAATCGCAATGTTTACCGGCATTGCCATCCTCTGCTCCCAGTCGATTACCGACTACAGACTGATTCATGCCAATCAGCAGCTCATCTTCCAAGGAGAACAGTTTTATCAAACGCAGCTCCCTTCCACTCACTATAGTGATTTTGTCCAAGCCGGTCGTTGGATCAAAGAAAATACGCCCGAAAATGCCCGCATACTGACACGCCAAAACGATCTTGCTACCACTGGCCATCGTTTCCAGAAACTGGTTTATTTTGAACAGACCAGGCCCGCCCAACTTCGTGAACTGATTCAAAAATTCTCTTCGCGCTATCTGGTCTGTTTTGATAAGAATGCAGCAGACACCTTCCCGTGGCACTTGTTAGATCATGATCTGATCTATCGCCTGACTCCTGTTTATTCAAAATCAGGAATCATGATCATCGAAGTACGACCGAACTACGAAGGCACCATCCGTCATCAATACTGGCAGAAAGAAGAAATGATGAATGTTGCCAGACAGACGTTTGAAAAATTTCCGAATCGAGTCTCGGCACAGGTCACCTATCTCAGCCTATTACTGAAGACCGAAAATTTTCACGAAGCCATTTCGTTCGTCGAGGCACTGCCAGAAGTCAGTGATGTCCGTATCGTCAATTTCCTGGGATGGGCCTACATTGGACAACGCGAGTACCCAAAAGCCCTGCAAGAATTTTCAAAAGCATTGCGGATGCCGGGGCAATCGTCGATCAGTTTATCCATTCACCGCGGGCGGGATTTAGCACAGAAACAGTTAACCAAAAACACAGTACCCGCGTCTCCGGATAAATCAGGTGAGCCAGGCAGAAATCTTCAAATCGCAAAAGAATACTGGAAGCTGTCAGACTTTGATCGGGTACTCAAATTCACACAGAAAGTTTTTGATGCAAACAAGTCAAGTCAAGCAGAGCTTGATCAGGCACATGTGCTCTTAGCACGTCTGCATTTGATCAAGGGAGAAACTCAACAAGCGGTGGAAGAACTGAAGCAAGTATCAACAACAGAGAATGCCGAAGCAAATGAATTACGAGACAGGATTCATCTGGAAGAATCGCTTTCCGACTTGCTCAATCTCCCTCCCCATCAGAAAACAGAGATCACCGATGGCTTAGACCCGAAACAGCAAGCAGCGATTCAAAAGCTGGTCTCAATCTACGAATCGGAGGGCATTCCGGGCAAGGCCCTCAGACTACTTGAACAGGCCCACATGAAAACCCCTTTAAATGAGAAGATTCTGAAACTACTGGCGAAGTTCCAGCTGTTCTATAATCTCGTCCCGGAAGCAGAAGTCAGTTATCTGACACTCCAGGAAATGAATCCTGACGATCAAGAAGTCGCGGCTGCACTGGAAAAAATTGAAACGCTCAAAAAAACGCCCCATTTCTGA
- a CDS encoding NAD-dependent epimerase/dehydratase family protein — MKVLITGASGFIGSYVVGELLEAGYDVVGLDNFSKYGPLQPAHQGHPRYEFQQGDAKDIALLKQLLKDCDHFIAGAAMIGGISYFHKFAYDLLAENERITAAAFDAAIEAHQKSRLQKITVISSSMVFESATRFPSEEGDQHQCPPPESTYGFQKLAVEYYALGAHQQYGLPYTIARPFNCVGIGERRAVSDVEVLSGDIQLALSHVVPDLVQKVLKGQDPLQILGDGSQVRHYTYGGDLARGIRLCVEHPQALNEDFNLSTAEETTVLELAEAIWHKIHGPDKPFRYQSEDPFPHDVQFRSPSVEKARRLLGFSADTTLDAMLDEVIPWIQEQVTRGTI, encoded by the coding sequence ATGAAAGTTCTGATTACCGGCGCCAGCGGCTTCATCGGCAGCTATGTCGTCGGCGAATTACTGGAAGCCGGCTACGATGTCGTCGGCCTCGATAATTTTTCGAAATACGGCCCGCTGCAACCCGCCCACCAGGGGCACCCCCGTTATGAATTTCAACAGGGAGACGCCAAAGACATCGCACTCTTGAAACAATTACTAAAGGACTGCGATCACTTCATCGCCGGTGCCGCGATGATCGGTGGGATTTCGTATTTCCATAAATTCGCCTACGACCTGCTGGCGGAAAACGAACGCATCACCGCCGCCGCCTTCGACGCGGCGATCGAGGCACATCAGAAATCGCGTTTGCAGAAAATCACGGTCATCTCTTCTTCCATGGTCTTCGAGAGTGCCACGCGTTTTCCCAGCGAGGAGGGAGACCAGCACCAGTGCCCGCCCCCGGAATCGACCTACGGCTTTCAAAAACTGGCCGTCGAATATTATGCCCTCGGTGCCCACCAGCAGTACGGCTTACCCTATACCATCGCGCGGCCCTTTAACTGTGTCGGCATCGGCGAACGCCGCGCCGTGTCTGACGTAGAAGTCCTCTCGGGAGACATTCAGCTCGCGCTGAGTCACGTCGTTCCCGATCTGGTCCAGAAGGTGCTCAAAGGACAGGACCCACTACAGATTCTTGGCGACGGTTCGCAGGTCCGCCACTATACCTACGGCGGCGACCTCGCCCGCGGCATTCGTTTGTGCGTGGAACATCCCCAGGCGCTGAACGAAGACTTCAATCTCTCTACAGCCGAAGAAACTACGGTTCTCGAACTGGCCGAAGCGATCTGGCACAAAATTCACGGCCCCGACAAACCATTCCGTTATCAAAGCGAAGATCCGTTTCCGCATGACGTGCAGTTCCGATCCCCTTCGGTCGAGAAAGCCCGCCGGCTGCTCGGTTTTTCAGCCGACACCACGCTCGACGCGATGCTCGACGAAGTCATTCCCTGGATTCAAGAACAAGTAACACGTGGAACGATTTAA
- a CDS encoding nucleotide sugar dehydrogenase — MIEPIPNPKSEKPQVQCPFNVAVIGGAGHVGLPFGLVLCDFGHRVTLVDTNAAQLERICQGNMPFEERGADSLLPCCLESGRLHCATGMNVLSDQEIVIVTIGTPVDEYLDPSLRAFDQVLEQIFNHCRPGQLLIVRSTVFPGVTERLGRIVKERGLDIDVSYCPERIAQGLALEELTHLPQLVSGCTTQALERATEFFADLGLETIPLSTVEAELGKLYTNSYRYINFAISNQFYMLAQRYDADFDRIYRAITHNYKRMNGFAKAGFAGGPCLLKDTMQLASFNHNLLTLGQTAMEVNEGLPGFLVERLKQHHDLTTATVGILGMAFKGNCDDPRSSLSYKLRKVLTLDCRRVICTDPFVHNPDFVSVETMLTEADILILGACHDEYRELQTDKPLIDVFGFLPGKQP; from the coding sequence TTGATCGAACCAATCCCCAATCCCAAGTCTGAGAAACCCCAGGTTCAATGCCCTTTCAACGTGGCCGTCATTGGTGGTGCCGGCCACGTTGGCCTGCCATTCGGACTCGTCCTCTGTGACTTCGGTCACCGGGTAACGCTCGTGGATACCAACGCGGCCCAACTGGAACGCATTTGTCAGGGCAACATGCCGTTTGAAGAACGGGGGGCCGACAGCCTGCTCCCCTGCTGTCTGGAATCCGGCCGCTTACACTGTGCGACCGGTATGAATGTGTTATCCGATCAGGAGATCGTCATCGTCACGATTGGCACTCCCGTCGATGAATACCTCGATCCCAGTCTCCGCGCCTTCGATCAAGTATTGGAGCAGATATTCAATCATTGTCGGCCGGGTCAATTACTGATCGTTCGCAGCACCGTCTTTCCCGGCGTGACCGAGCGGCTCGGTCGGATTGTGAAAGAGCGCGGTCTGGACATCGACGTTTCCTATTGCCCCGAACGCATCGCACAAGGGCTGGCGCTGGAAGAATTGACGCATCTGCCGCAACTGGTCAGCGGTTGTACCACACAGGCTTTGGAGAGAGCCACCGAGTTCTTCGCCGATCTCGGCCTGGAAACGATCCCCCTTTCGACAGTTGAAGCCGAGCTCGGCAAGCTGTATACCAACTCGTATCGTTATATTAACTTCGCGATTTCGAATCAATTCTACATGCTGGCCCAGCGCTACGATGCCGACTTTGATCGCATCTACCGCGCCATCACGCACAACTACAAACGCATGAACGGCTTCGCGAAGGCCGGGTTTGCCGGCGGCCCCTGTTTATTGAAAGACACGATGCAGCTCGCCTCGTTCAATCATAATCTGCTCACGCTGGGACAAACGGCGATGGAAGTCAATGAAGGCCTGCCCGGTTTTCTCGTCGAACGCTTGAAGCAACATCACGACTTGACGACCGCCACCGTCGGCATCCTCGGTATGGCCTTCAAAGGGAACTGCGACGACCCGCGCAGTTCGTTATCATACAAACTCAGAAAAGTGCTCACGCTCGATTGCCGCCGCGTAATATGCACGGACCCCTTCGTTCATAATCCCGATTTTGTTTCGGTTGAAACGATGCTTACCGAAGCCGACATCCTCATTCTGGGCGCCTGCCATGATGAATATCGCGAACTGCAAACCGACAAACCATTGATTGATGTATTTGGATTCTTGCCAGGAAAACAACCATGA
- a CDS encoding NIPSNAP family protein → MTQHTTDRRQFLAGSVGAAVALGLGQTAHSAAPKQKQEFYELRTYRIDNAANQKLVSDFLKNALLPALKRQGIDDVGVFKLSESNRQEKDKDDQSLYVLIPYQSLEQFSAVNDLLEKDAAYHKAGEAFFALPNKSAAYSRIESRLMKAFSGMPVLETPEGKGPHLFELRTYESSNANLARLKVDMFNSGEIDIMKEVKLGPVFFGEMLIGDDVPNLTYMLSGPNREIHDEHWQGFIKHPEWDRMKKMDKYKGTVSKITKWYLEPLPYSEIQ, encoded by the coding sequence ATGACTCAGCATACAACAGATCGACGACAGTTTTTGGCAGGCAGCGTGGGAGCGGCCGTTGCACTCGGACTGGGGCAGACAGCGCACTCCGCTGCACCGAAACAGAAGCAGGAGTTTTATGAACTGCGCACGTATCGGATTGACAATGCTGCCAACCAGAAGCTCGTGAGCGATTTTCTGAAGAATGCTTTGTTGCCTGCATTGAAACGGCAGGGCATCGACGACGTTGGTGTCTTCAAGCTATCGGAAAGCAACCGCCAGGAGAAAGACAAAGATGATCAATCCTTGTATGTGTTGATTCCGTATCAGTCACTGGAACAGTTTTCCGCTGTGAATGATCTGCTGGAAAAAGATGCCGCCTACCATAAAGCGGGGGAAGCATTTTTCGCGCTGCCGAACAAGTCGGCCGCTTACAGTCGGATTGAAAGCCGGCTGATGAAAGCCTTCAGTGGCATGCCGGTCCTGGAAACGCCGGAGGGAAAAGGCCCGCATCTGTTTGAGTTGCGAACGTATGAGAGCAGCAATGCGAATCTGGCCCGTCTGAAAGTAGACATGTTCAATTCCGGCGAAATTGACATTATGAAGGAAGTCAAACTGGGACCGGTTTTCTTTGGCGAGATGCTGATTGGCGATGACGTTCCCAATTTGACCTACATGCTGTCCGGGCCGAATCGTGAAATTCACGACGAACATTGGCAAGGATTCATCAAACATCCCGAGTGGGACCGGATGAAGAAGATGGACAAATATAAGGGAACAGTTTCGAAGATCACAAAGTGGTATCTGGAGCCACTGCCTTATTCCGAAATACAGTAG
- a CDS encoding WD40 repeat domain-containing protein: MAYNFVLLGASRIQKISQVKLPHSDGDYSRLCFSVNSKKLYALDPSQGAIHTWDLMSTKHQNQISINQPVQWNQLIAIDENIILMADSKGDVWNFNLKKKTLTQLYKQPMDDRDGMFMIFDQKSSQLILIRSDGSIKYLGYRGEQITNISRIDLKNGIERVAFSKDYANFATVDWSNNVNFRLANESKPIWTKNYKNGKICSLCFGLTKDLLVLSEIDGSCWGINTKLAQVNWKISCRPRLFNTNVSQDGNYIYVLVGSIRKIRSKTGTAAFHIHRIPDGQLVFQQKLKGDMPKALEVSPDGKFVAALSEGKIFLWEVESNLSEK, encoded by the coding sequence ATGGCTTATAATTTCGTTTTACTTGGGGCGAGCCGAATACAAAAAATAAGTCAAGTAAAACTTCCTCATAGTGATGGTGATTATTCACGTCTTTGTTTTTCTGTAAATTCAAAAAAACTATATGCCTTGGATCCATCTCAAGGCGCCATTCATACTTGGGATCTTATGAGTACCAAACACCAGAATCAAATTAGCATCAATCAACCTGTTCAATGGAATCAGCTAATTGCAATAGATGAAAATATAATCTTGATGGCAGATTCGAAAGGAGATGTCTGGAATTTCAATCTCAAAAAGAAAACGTTAACTCAATTATACAAGCAACCCATGGATGACCGTGATGGGATGTTTATGATTTTTGATCAGAAAAGTTCTCAGTTGATTCTGATTCGATCCGATGGTTCGATCAAATATTTAGGATATCGTGGAGAGCAAATAACAAATATTTCAAGAATTGATTTAAAGAATGGGATTGAACGTGTGGCTTTTTCAAAGGATTATGCAAATTTTGCGACAGTTGACTGGAGTAACAATGTAAACTTCAGGCTAGCTAACGAATCGAAACCTATTTGGACAAAAAACTATAAAAACGGAAAAATTTGTAGTCTCTGTTTTGGCCTTACAAAGGATTTGTTAGTTTTATCTGAAATTGACGGATCATGTTGGGGTATTAACACAAAACTTGCACAGGTGAACTGGAAAATTTCCTGCAGACCACGCTTATTTAATACTAATGTTTCTCAAGACGGAAATTATATTTATGTTTTAGTAGGAAGTATAAGAAAAATACGATCCAAGACGGGCACTGCTGCTTTTCATATTCACCGAATCCCAGATGGGCAATTGGTTTTTCAGCAGAAATTAAAAGGAGACATGCCTAAAGCTCTAGAAGTCTCTCCAGATGGTAAGTTCGTTGCAGCGCTATCTGAGGGTAAAATATTTCTTTGGGAAGTTGAGTCAAACCTGTCAGAAAAATAA
- a CDS encoding glycosyltransferase: METENVPLSVIVPVYNEAENFPCLIEEIDARLSPPFRVLVVYDFDEDTTLPVARQLAETRPYLTLVKNNLGRGPANALRAGFQEAETGPALVIMADLSDDLRDVAPMLALYHSGHRVVCASRYMKGGQQLGGPLLKRTLSRLAGLSLYYLVGFPTHDATNNFRLYDAALVNDLQIESEHGFEIALELTAKAFIRGEPIAEIPTTWKDRSAGESRFQLFRWLPKYLRWYRYALFNRRRKPGA, encoded by the coding sequence ATGGAAACGGAAAATGTGCCACTATCGGTGATTGTGCCCGTGTATAACGAGGCCGAGAATTTCCCGTGTCTGATTGAAGAGATCGACGCGCGGCTGTCGCCCCCCTTTCGCGTGCTCGTGGTCTACGACTTCGATGAAGACACCACCCTGCCCGTCGCCCGTCAACTGGCAGAGACGCGGCCTTACCTGACGCTTGTCAAAAACAATCTGGGCCGCGGCCCCGCGAATGCATTGCGGGCCGGCTTCCAGGAAGCAGAGACTGGCCCCGCGCTGGTAATCATGGCCGATCTCTCCGACGACCTGCGCGATGTCGCCCCCATGTTAGCCCTGTATCACTCCGGGCATCGCGTCGTCTGTGCCTCCCGCTATATGAAAGGCGGCCAGCAACTGGGCGGCCCCCTGTTAAAGCGAACGCTGAGCCGCCTGGCGGGCCTCTCCCTCTATTATCTCGTCGGCTTCCCCACGCACGACGCCACGAATAATTTCCGTCTGTACGACGCCGCCCTGGTCAACGACCTGCAAATCGAAAGCGAACACGGCTTCGAGATCGCTCTGGAACTGACGGCCAAAGCCTTCATCCGCGGCGAACCAATCGCCGAGATTCCCACCACCTGGAAAGACCGCAGCGCGGGAGAATCCCGCTTCCAACTCTTCCGCTGGTTACCGAAGTATTTAAGGTGGTATCGCTATGCGCTGTTTAACCGGCGAAGAAAGCCGGGGGCTTGA
- a CDS encoding ankyrin repeat domain-containing protein: MNRVQTTFNISKTQIMEKEMIETNEVEYWAALGYLDKVQESIATGCNVNARGESGYTALHAAVVNEHAAIVRLLLEFGAAPSAQLESGETPADLARLTDNKEIIEMLS, translated from the coding sequence TTGAATCGCGTCCAGACCACCTTTAATATCTCTAAAACACAAATAATGGAGAAAGAGATGATTGAGACAAACGAAGTTGAGTATTGGGCAGCACTTGGCTATTTAGACAAAGTGCAGGAATCAATCGCAACTGGATGCAATGTCAATGCTCGCGGAGAAAGCGGTTATACTGCATTACATGCCGCCGTTGTGAACGAGCACGCTGCAATTGTTAGGTTACTGCTTGAATTTGGTGCTGCCCCTTCTGCTCAACTAGAATCGGGAGAAACTCCAGCAGACTTGGCAAGGCTTACGGACAACAAAGAAATCATTGAGATGCTATCTTAA
- a CDS encoding CocE/NonD family hydrolase yields the protein MRKLANVCLMMMLLLLFSPALSAQEAPPLKFEKGVTEKHVMIPMRDGVKLSAYLYFPKGKGPWPVLMEQRYASLRGKGSRLGFADMASHDYVVCVVNFRGSQISEGTWVGYRDLQWGEKRDGYDVVEWLAKQPWSTGKIGTFGSSQGGYAQNYLAVTQPPHLVCQFMIDTGLSLYHEGYFIGGAAKPNRFKGMDRVCRVAAHNRALMKEWFSHPDYDEYWKDEDCTLHFDKMNVPCFTVGSWYDYMCVGSIQSYIGRQHKGGPNSRGQQKLYIGPWLHGRTNKGNKVAEMLYPENASFDVVAEMIRWFDHYLKGVDNGITKDPNVRYYVMGAVGEPGAPGNIWRSANDWPIPVTETPYYLQPGGKLSTRKPSAGDAFTQLIADPLNPAKIEGRGFPGARDARVVEEQENVLTFTTDTLTEAVEWTGNVKAELLVSSSAKDTDFIVRVSDVYPDGRSILIIDMIRRARYRDGFEQQKLMEPGHVYKVGFNIGWLSQIFNKGHKIRVTVASTGAPFYEPNPNTGEPITIEFPDKVVVAKNKIHHSPQQASRILAPVNP from the coding sequence ATGCGAAAACTGGCCAATGTCTGCCTGATGATGATGTTACTGCTTCTCTTCAGCCCTGCCCTGTCGGCACAGGAAGCCCCGCCGCTCAAATTTGAAAAAGGGGTCACCGAAAAACATGTGATGATCCCCATGCGGGATGGCGTCAAACTGTCGGCTTATCTCTACTTCCCCAAAGGCAAAGGTCCCTGGCCGGTATTGATGGAACAGCGGTACGCCAGTCTGCGCGGCAAAGGCTCGCGGCTCGGATTTGCCGATATGGCGAGCCACGATTATGTCGTATGTGTGGTCAACTTCCGGGGCTCCCAGATCTCAGAGGGAACCTGGGTCGGCTATCGCGATCTGCAATGGGGCGAGAAACGGGACGGCTACGACGTCGTCGAATGGTTGGCCAAACAGCCCTGGTCGACCGGAAAGATTGGAACGTTTGGTAGTTCTCAGGGGGGCTATGCTCAGAACTATCTGGCCGTCACTCAGCCGCCGCATCTGGTCTGTCAATTCATGATTGATACAGGACTGAGTCTCTACCACGAAGGTTATTTCATCGGCGGGGCCGCGAAGCCGAACCGATTTAAGGGTATGGACCGTGTCTGTCGCGTGGCCGCTCATAACCGGGCGTTGATGAAAGAATGGTTTTCGCACCCCGATTACGATGAGTACTGGAAAGACGAAGACTGCACGCTGCATTTCGATAAAATGAACGTCCCCTGCTTTACCGTTGGTAGCTGGTACGACTACATGTGCGTCGGTTCGATTCAGAGTTATATCGGTCGCCAGCACAAAGGAGGCCCGAATTCACGCGGCCAGCAAAAACTCTATATCGGCCCCTGGCTGCATGGGCGCACCAACAAAGGCAACAAAGTCGCTGAGATGCTGTATCCCGAGAATGCAAGTTTTGATGTGGTCGCGGAGATGATCCGCTGGTTCGACCATTATCTGAAAGGCGTCGATAACGGCATCACAAAAGATCCCAACGTGCGGTACTATGTGATGGGTGCGGTGGGTGAACCCGGAGCGCCGGGAAACATCTGGCGTTCTGCAAATGACTGGCCAATCCCGGTCACAGAAACGCCTTACTACCTGCAGCCCGGTGGAAAATTATCGACCAGGAAACCATCTGCCGGTGATGCCTTTACCCAGTTAATCGCCGACCCGCTGAATCCAGCGAAGATTGAAGGCCGCGGCTTTCCCGGTGCCCGCGACGCCCGTGTGGTCGAAGAACAGGAAAACGTGCTGACATTCACGACGGATACGCTCACCGAAGCAGTCGAGTGGACCGGCAATGTAAAAGCGGAATTGCTGGTCTCTTCCTCAGCGAAAGATACCGATTTTATTGTGCGTGTGAGCGACGTTTACCCGGACGGCCGTTCGATTCTAATCATCGATATGATCCGCCGTGCCCGCTATCGGGATGGCTTTGAACAACAGAAACTAATGGAGCCGGGCCACGTTTACAAAGTGGGATTTAACATCGGCTGGTTGAGCCAGATCTTCAACAAAGGCCACAAAATCCGCGTGACGGTTGCTTCGACCGGCGCGCCCTTTTATGAGCCGAACCCGAATACGGGAGAGCCGATCACGATTGAATTTCCGGACAAAGTGGTTGTGGCGAAGAACAAAATTCATCACAGCCCCCAGCAGGCTTCGCGTATTCTCGCGCCGGTCAATCCCTAG
- a CDS encoding ZIP family metal transporter, which translates to MLSVIQWVHLFIIFLIAFAGGYFPFVKPGQVRTNGGFPRGEAFSSGVFLALSLTMLLPASFHIFQQQLPEVNYPVGSVIAIIAFLGLLAMEHMTMHSIERERIKIQNGRLPARIPLVMTTMIALPSFFLGTALGMSDNTDATLIFIAIILHKGTAAFALMLTMVRSTLSRSQTIILFTAFALITPLGILFGGFVHNELSPSTAIIKAIVLSLGAGTFLYMGTLHEMKHASLIEHCGKRSCFLTMVAGLVITALVRLVMGEAHHF; encoded by the coding sequence ATGCTTTCAGTAATCCAATGGGTTCATCTCTTCATTATTTTTTTGATTGCTTTTGCGGGGGGGTATTTTCCATTTGTCAAACCGGGACAGGTCCGCACGAATGGGGGATTTCCGCGAGGTGAAGCGTTTTCTTCCGGCGTTTTTCTTGCGCTTTCATTGACCATGTTACTCCCGGCCTCCTTTCACATTTTTCAACAGCAGCTTCCCGAAGTTAATTATCCCGTCGGTTCCGTCATTGCCATCATTGCCTTTTTAGGACTACTTGCGATGGAGCACATGACGATGCATTCCATCGAGAGAGAGCGAATCAAGATACAAAATGGACGGCTGCCTGCACGCATCCCGCTGGTCATGACAACGATGATCGCACTTCCCTCATTCTTTTTAGGAACCGCCTTAGGAATGAGCGACAATACCGACGCGACGTTAATCTTTATCGCAATCATACTCCATAAAGGAACAGCCGCCTTTGCCTTGATGCTCACGATGGTTCGCAGCACGCTCTCTCGTTCGCAAACCATCATCCTGTTTACTGCTTTTGCATTAATTACTCCGCTGGGAATACTTTTTGGTGGATTCGTTCACAATGAACTTTCCCCTTCCACCGCAATAATCAAAGCCATCGTACTCTCACTGGGAGCCGGTACGTTCCTCTATATGGGTACGCTACACGAAATGAAACACGCCTCGTTAATCGAACACTGTGGCAAAAGAAGTTGCTTTCTGACAATGGTTGCCGGCTTGGTAATCACGGCATTGGTTCGCCTCGTCATGGGCGAAGCACATCATTTTTAA
- a CDS encoding RNA polymerase sigma factor: MPDKQAKRWSAEIEAVYLREGREIWALLYAQCSDADRAYDALQEAFVRLQSQEVKSIRNIRAWVLTVAQNWLRDYARRQNHAARPADFLDNIVGKPSDPSEDLEKEERNSRIRQSLQQLRAEDREVLVLRYALGWSSKRMSIALDTSTSAIDMRLSRARKRLCEELEKVGIDHETV; this comes from the coding sequence ATGCCTGACAAGCAGGCCAAACGGTGGTCGGCAGAAATAGAGGCGGTATATTTGCGTGAAGGTCGAGAAATTTGGGCATTACTTTATGCTCAATGCTCAGACGCCGATCGTGCCTATGACGCGCTGCAGGAAGCGTTCGTACGTTTACAATCTCAAGAAGTCAAGTCAATACGAAATATCCGGGCCTGGGTTTTGACTGTTGCTCAAAACTGGCTGCGTGATTATGCCCGAAGGCAGAACCATGCAGCGAGGCCTGCAGATTTTTTGGATAATATTGTAGGTAAACCTTCAGATCCGTCAGAAGATCTGGAAAAAGAAGAGAGAAACAGCCGAATCCGGCAATCACTTCAACAACTTCGAGCCGAGGACCGCGAGGTTCTCGTACTTCGTTATGCACTAGGATGGTCATCAAAACGAATGTCAATTGCGTTGGATACTTCAACATCAGCGATTGACATGAGGCTTTCTCGCGCGAGAAAGCGGCTTTGTGAAGAGTTGGAAAAAGTGGGGATAGATCATGAAACCGTATGA